In one window of Carcharodon carcharias isolate sCarCar2 chromosome 14, sCarCar2.pri, whole genome shotgun sequence DNA:
- the zgpat gene encoding zinc finger CCCH-type with G patch domain-containing protein isoform X2, with product MDEASLEAAIEVYKAQLQQVELALGAGAEAEAEADLLQLQADLQQLIALTESSLLSVRKSQLLEQLHREASSPRPEDGPGAQLLDAEYAAFQAALGEGEAAEQSREPEEAEEISGTKVRAPYRPVWGPLQYHNAMVVGVESEQPPEPRVRVLWIHPTQRAMKPCPFYLSGSCRFLDSCRYSHGEVVAVSELREFEELDLSSLEVGSPCLAKYEDEIWYPAKILVFDENSVDVGNWTPACSSSFAGWEAHTRGIGSKLMAKLGYEFGKGLGKNADGRVEPVQAVVLPPGKSLDQCAEILQNKRDGKLSHLHKKKHKRKFEGGSRVVKERKPRQTVFDFLNDKLGSTGQTSSSLVQTGFPVGEKNSKERYRGSKSMKKALNTQLFQIAEKIEHTEKDIAKIREALARNIGRDKAVTSHLEEKLSNAKKQLSYLKSQESGAQQEQKKADTHKRMTKF from the exons ATGGACGAGGCGAGTCTGGAGGCGGCCATCGAGGTCTACAAGGCCCAGCTGCAGCAGGTGGAGCTGGCGTTGGGAGCCGGAGCCGAGGCTGAGGCCGAGGCCGACCTGCTCCAGCTCCAGGCCGACCTGCAGCAGCTGATCGCCCTGACCGAGTCCAGCCTCCTGTCGGTCCGCAAGAGCCAGCTCCTGGAGCAGCTGCACCGGGAGGCCTCCTCCCCGCGGCCCGAGGACGGCCCCGGAGCTCAGCTGCTGGACGCCGAGTACGCCGCCTTCCAGGCGGCCCTGGGCGAGGGGGAGGCCGCCGAGcagagccgggagccggaggagGCCGAGGAGATCAGCGGCACCAAAGTCCGGGCTCCCTACCGTCCTGTTTGGGGGCCGCTGCAGTATCACAACGCCAtggtggtgggtgtggagagtgagCAGCCACCTGAGCCCAGGGTCCGTGTCCTGTGGATCCACCCGACCCAGAGAGCAATGAAGCCCTGTCCCTTCTACCTGAGTGGCAGCTGCCGCTTCCTGGATTCCTGCAG ATACTCACATGGAGAGGTTGTGGCTGTATCTGAACTGCGAGAGTTTGAAGAACTGGACCTCAGTTCCCTTGAGGTGGGGTCACCCTGTTTAGCTAAGTATGAAGATGAGATTTGGTACCCAGCTAAAATCCTAG TCTTCGATGAAAACTCTGTGGACGTAGGAAATTGGACTCCAGCTTGCAGCTCTTCATTTGCTGGTTGGGAAGCTCACACTCGGGGAATAGGATCCAAATTAATGGCTAAACTGGGCTATGAATTTGGAAAAG GTTTGGGGAAAAATGCTGACGGTCGAGTGGAACCTGTACAAGCAGTGGTTTTACCACCAGGGAAATCCCTAGATCAATGTGCTGAAATCCTGCAAAACAAGCGGGATGGAAAACTGAGCCATCTCCACAAAAAGAAGCACAAGAGGAAATTCGAAGGAGGCTCGCGTGTTGTTAAAGAAAGAAAACCTCGCCAGACTGTGTTTGACTTTTTGAATGACAAACTTGGAAGTACTGGACAGACTAGCAGTTCATTAGTTCAAACTGGATTCCCCGTGGGAGAAAAAAATAGCAAAGAACGTTACAGGGGCAGTAAAAGCATGAAGAAAGCTCTAAATACCCAGCTTTTTCAAATAGCAGAAAAAATTGAGCATACGGAAAAGGACATTGCAAAAATTAGGGAGGCACTTGCAAGAAATATTGGAAG AGACAAAGCAGTAACCTCCCATCTGGAAGAGAAGTTATCTAATGCAAAGAAGCAATTATCCTATCTAAAGTCTCAGGAATCAGGGGCTCAGCAAGAACAAAAGAAAGCAGACACACACAAGAGGATGACCAAATTCTGA
- the LOC121287372 gene encoding P2Y purinoceptor 1-like: protein MAEKSTMFLPVPFTTVPANHTYCKVNKNFTFQLLPVVYSIVFIIGFLGNCWVLAAICLTRRKWTGMTVFLFNLGMADLLYVITLPFLVVYHASQSYWNFGKVFCRITRLVFHLNLYGSIGFITCISVQRYMGIVHPLKVKGRWKHRHSVLISVLVWGLVLTQTSVDLYFPKTNANGTACFDSTMKEELQGYIKYNLTLSVTAFFTPFLIILGCYSQVVLVLIRNNSVDQELRRRCLKLVLIVTILFSLCFTPYHFLRNGNLISRYLQSQGQCIQVFKNIYLMYQVSRALASLNSVINPLIYFLGRDDMKSRIEKFGR from the coding sequence ATGGCGGAGAAAAGCACCATGTTCCTTCCTGTGCCATTCACAACCGTACCAGCCAACCATACTTACTGTAAAGTGAACAAGAATTTTACATTTCAGTTGCTACCTGTTGTGTACAGCATTGTGTTCATAATCGGCTTCCTGGGGAATTGCTGGGTTTTGGCTGCCATTTGTTTGACTCGGAGGAAATGGACCGGCATGACCGTGTTCCTTTTTAACCTGGGAATGGCTGATCTCCTGTATGTCATCACCTTGCCTTTCCTAGTGGTGTACCATGCCAGTCAAAGCTACTGGAATTTTGGGAAAGTGTTTTGCAGAATAACGAGGCTCGTTTTCCACCTGAACTTGTACGGCAGCATCGGATTCATCACTTGTATCAGTGTGCAGCGGTACATGGGGATCGTGCACCCCTTGAAGGTCAAGGGCAGATGGAAACACCGTCACTCGGTCCTGATCAGTGTCCTGGTCTGGGGGCTGGTTCTAACCCAAACCTCGGTGGATTTATATTTTCCCAAAACGAACGCCAATGGCACAGCATGCTTTGACAGTACAATGAAAGAGGAACTGCAGGGCTACATCAAGTATAATCTCACCCTGTCTGTGACTGCTTTCTTCACTCCCTTTCTAATTATCCTGGGCTGTTACAGCCAAGTTGTTCTGGTCCTCATCAGAAATAACAGCGTGGACCAAGAGTTGCGTCGCCGCTGCCTCAAGCTTGTGCTGATTGTCACCATTTTGTTTTCTCTTTGTTTCACACCTTACCACTTTCTGAGAAACGGCAACTTGATTTCGAGATATTTACAAAGCCAAGGTCAGTGCATTCAAGTCTTCAAGAACATTTACCTAATGTATCAAGTGTCTAGGGCCCTGGCCAGTTTGAACAGCGTCATCAATCCGCTCATTTACTTTCTGGGCCGAGATGATATGAAGTCACGAATCGAAAAGTTCGGAAGATGA
- the zgpat gene encoding zinc finger CCCH-type with G patch domain-containing protein isoform X1, which translates to MDEASLEAAIEVYKAQLQQVELALGAGAEAEAEADLLQLQADLQQLIALTESSLLSVRKSQLLEQLHREASSPRPEDGPGAQLLDAEYAAFQAALGEGEAAEQSREPEEAEEISGTKVRAPYRPVWGPLQYHNAMVVGVESEQPPEPRVRVLWIHPTQRAMKPCPFYLSGSCRFLDSCRYSHGEVVAVSELREFEELDLSSLEVGSPCLAKYEDEIWYPAKILDIDNGYFTVKFDSLLQKEIVVEGDGIMPVPRADESSSSSSSEDEGQLGYANVFDENSVDVGNWTPACSSSFAGWEAHTRGIGSKLMAKLGYEFGKGLGKNADGRVEPVQAVVLPPGKSLDQCAEILQNKRDGKLSHLHKKKHKRKFEGGSRVVKERKPRQTVFDFLNDKLGSTGQTSSSLVQTGFPVGEKNSKERYRGSKSMKKALNTQLFQIAEKIEHTEKDIAKIREALARNIGRDKAVTSHLEEKLSNAKKQLSYLKSQESGAQQEQKKADTHKRMTKF; encoded by the exons ATGGACGAGGCGAGTCTGGAGGCGGCCATCGAGGTCTACAAGGCCCAGCTGCAGCAGGTGGAGCTGGCGTTGGGAGCCGGAGCCGAGGCTGAGGCCGAGGCCGACCTGCTCCAGCTCCAGGCCGACCTGCAGCAGCTGATCGCCCTGACCGAGTCCAGCCTCCTGTCGGTCCGCAAGAGCCAGCTCCTGGAGCAGCTGCACCGGGAGGCCTCCTCCCCGCGGCCCGAGGACGGCCCCGGAGCTCAGCTGCTGGACGCCGAGTACGCCGCCTTCCAGGCGGCCCTGGGCGAGGGGGAGGCCGCCGAGcagagccgggagccggaggagGCCGAGGAGATCAGCGGCACCAAAGTCCGGGCTCCCTACCGTCCTGTTTGGGGGCCGCTGCAGTATCACAACGCCAtggtggtgggtgtggagagtgagCAGCCACCTGAGCCCAGGGTCCGTGTCCTGTGGATCCACCCGACCCAGAGAGCAATGAAGCCCTGTCCCTTCTACCTGAGTGGCAGCTGCCGCTTCCTGGATTCCTGCAG ATACTCACATGGAGAGGTTGTGGCTGTATCTGAACTGCGAGAGTTTGAAGAACTGGACCTCAGTTCCCTTGAGGTGGGGTCACCCTGTTTAGCTAAGTATGAAGATGAGATTTGGTACCCAGCTAAAATCCTAG ACATTGACAATGGTTACTTTACAGTAAAATTTGATTCCttgcttcaaaaggaaattgtagTGGAGGGAGATGGGATTATGCCTGTACCTCGGGCTGATGAGTCTTCCTCATCTTCTAGCTCTGAGGATGAGGGGCAGCTTGGTTACGCAAATG TCTTCGATGAAAACTCTGTGGACGTAGGAAATTGGACTCCAGCTTGCAGCTCTTCATTTGCTGGTTGGGAAGCTCACACTCGGGGAATAGGATCCAAATTAATGGCTAAACTGGGCTATGAATTTGGAAAAG GTTTGGGGAAAAATGCTGACGGTCGAGTGGAACCTGTACAAGCAGTGGTTTTACCACCAGGGAAATCCCTAGATCAATGTGCTGAAATCCTGCAAAACAAGCGGGATGGAAAACTGAGCCATCTCCACAAAAAGAAGCACAAGAGGAAATTCGAAGGAGGCTCGCGTGTTGTTAAAGAAAGAAAACCTCGCCAGACTGTGTTTGACTTTTTGAATGACAAACTTGGAAGTACTGGACAGACTAGCAGTTCATTAGTTCAAACTGGATTCCCCGTGGGAGAAAAAAATAGCAAAGAACGTTACAGGGGCAGTAAAAGCATGAAGAAAGCTCTAAATACCCAGCTTTTTCAAATAGCAGAAAAAATTGAGCATACGGAAAAGGACATTGCAAAAATTAGGGAGGCACTTGCAAGAAATATTGGAAG AGACAAAGCAGTAACCTCCCATCTGGAAGAGAAGTTATCTAATGCAAAGAAGCAATTATCCTATCTAAAGTCTCAGGAATCAGGGGCTCAGCAAGAACAAAAGAAAGCAGACACACACAAGAGGATGACCAAATTCTGA